One Candidatus Omnitrophota bacterium genomic window carries:
- the pstA gene encoding phosphate ABC transporter permease PstA, producing the protein MNKKISQKLGFAFLMASILVTIFFLGSVVYFISIRGCGAISWEFLTQLPRDGMTKGGIAPAIIGTVYLTSGAVLFAFPLGIACAVYLCEYSPKNVTVNIIRASINNLAGVPSVVFGLFGLAVFVKFFGFGVSILSGSLTLAMMILPGIISTAQESLFAVPQSLREASLALGASHWQTVKKIIIPTALPGMLTGVILSVGRAAGETAPILFTAATFYTRLYPRSIFSEVMALPYHIYALMTEGTNPVEQARIAYGCAFILLIFVLAISAVAIIIRQRQRGVYVS; encoded by the coding sequence ATGAACAAGAAGATAAGCCAAAAACTGGGATTCGCCTTTCTGATGGCTTCAATACTTGTTACGATTTTTTTCCTTGGAAGCGTTGTTTACTTTATTTCAATAAGAGGCTGCGGCGCTATATCTTGGGAGTTCCTTACTCAACTTCCGAGAGACGGTATGACAAAAGGCGGCATTGCCCCCGCGATTATAGGTACTGTCTATCTTACTTCCGGGGCAGTCTTATTTGCTTTCCCGCTTGGTATTGCCTGCGCCGTGTATCTTTGCGAATATAGCCCGAAAAATGTTACGGTCAATATTATAAGGGCAAGCATCAATAATCTTGCCGGGGTGCCGTCCGTGGTGTTTGGGCTCTTTGGCCTGGCCGTATTTGTCAAGTTTTTTGGTTTCGGCGTTTCAATACTTTCCGGCAGCCTGACATTGGCCATGATGATACTTCCGGGAATTATCTCAACGGCCCAGGAATCGTTATTCGCGGTACCCCAGTCTTTAAGGGAAGCGTCCCTTGCCCTTGGGGCGTCGCATTGGCAGACCGTTAAGAAGATTATTATTCCCACGGCCTTACCTGGTATGCTGACAGGAGTGATACTAAGCGTAGGCAGGGCTGCCGGTGAGACGGCACCTATCCTTTTTACTGCCGCAACTTTTTATACACGTTTGTATCCCAGGAGTATTTTTTCAGAGGTTATGGCCCTGCCCTACCACATATACGCGCTCATGACAGAAGGGACAAACCCCGTTGAGCAGGCAAGGATAGCTTATGGGTGCGCCTTCATACTTTTGATCTTTGTTCTGGCGATATCGGCAGTAGCTATAATTATCAGACAAAGGCAGAGAGGTGTTTATGTTTCATGA
- the pstC gene encoding phosphate ABC transporter permease subunit PstC, whose amino-acid sequence MKFRQLKEGIYKTVFAALAYASLLFLVGITVVLFKEGLPVFRHVSAVDFVFGKYWYPTYEPPDFGILPLILASVWVTVGALFICVPLGIGSALYIYELATPAQKSALKPAIELLAGIPSIVYGFFGMTIVAPFLQNVFNLPVGLCAFTGSLVLGIMATPTVCSIAEDALNYVPRSFREASFALGANRWQTLIRVIIPAAGSGISTAVILGISRAAGETMTVLMVTGGAAVIPMTFFQPVRPMTSTIAAEMGEAVIGSGHYHALFAIGIILFLMTLVFNTAAEIISRRFRIRLGLGR is encoded by the coding sequence ATGAAATTCAGACAATTAAAGGAAGGCATATATAAAACGGTATTCGCGGCGCTTGCGTACGCATCATTATTATTTTTAGTTGGTATTACCGTGGTCCTTTTTAAGGAAGGCCTGCCCGTATTCCGGCACGTTTCTGCCGTTGATTTTGTTTTTGGAAAATACTGGTATCCTACGTATGAGCCCCCTGATTTTGGAATATTGCCGCTTATTCTTGCCTCTGTATGGGTCACTGTCGGCGCGCTTTTTATATGCGTACCTTTAGGCATAGGCAGCGCTCTTTACATATATGAACTTGCTACGCCCGCGCAAAAATCGGCGCTCAAACCGGCAATAGAGCTGTTAGCAGGCATACCTTCAATCGTGTATGGTTTTTTTGGTATGACGATTGTGGCGCCTTTTCTGCAAAATGTCTTTAATCTGCCGGTAGGTTTATGCGCCTTTACCGGGAGCCTGGTTTTGGGGATTATGGCTACGCCCACGGTTTGCAGTATAGCCGAAGATGCTTTAAATTATGTACCGAGAAGTTTTAGAGAAGCGTCCTTTGCCCTGGGGGCTAATAGGTGGCAGACGCTTATAAGGGTTATTATTCCGGCGGCGGGGTCAGGCATATCAACAGCCGTTATATTGGGAATAAGCAGGGCCGCGGGCGAAACCATGACAGTTCTTATGGTAACAGGCGGCGCCGCTGTTATTCCAATGACGTTTTTTCAGCCTGTAAGGCCCATGACGTCAACTATTGCCGCTGAAATGGGTGAGGCAGTAATAGGCAGCGGACATTATCACGCGTTGTTTGCTATTGGTATCATATTGTTTTTGATGACACTTGTTTTTAATACGGCTGCCGAGATAATCAGCAGAAGGTTCAGGATTAGATTGGGGCTTGGCAGATGA